GCGGAGTCGGTGACGCGGAAGCCGGCCAGGCCGCATGCTTCGGCGACTTTCACAAAGTCGGGGTTGGTCAGATCGGAGCCGAGCGTCGTATGCTGCCCGACTATCTGGCGGTCGGTTTCCATCTGCAGGTTGCCGTTGTTGACCACGACCACCGTGATCGGCAGGTTGTAGCGCACCGCCGTCGACAGGTCGGCCAGCGTCATGCCAAGACACCCGTCCCCGACCAGAGCCACCACTTGCCGCTCCGGCTCAATCAGTTGGCAGGCCATCGCGGCCGGCAGCCCGAAGCCCATCGACCGCCACGTCCCGGAAAACAGCGTCTGCTGCTCGCCGCTGCCGGCGAAGATCCGGTTGAACCACACCGTATGATCCCCTGTGTCCACGCACAGCACCGCGTCTTTTGCCACCGTATTCTGCAGCGCCCGCACCAGCCGTGCCGGATGCACCGGCGTCCCTTCGGTCGTCGCCTCCTGCTCGACTTGTGCCTGCCACTTCGCCCGCTGCCGCCCGATATAGGTCAGCCATTGCTCATTTTTCTCCTGCCCGGCCAGCCGCTTGACCAGCTCCGGCAGCACTTGCCCCGTCGCGCCGACCAGCCCGAGCTCGACGTGAAACCGCGTCCCGATGTTCGCCGCCGCATAGTCGATCTGAATCAGCCGGGCCGACTCCGGCACATATCCTTCCGGCCACCACGAGTCCCCGGCCAGCAGCACCACATCCGCCTTTTTCAACAATTGCGACGCCTGCGGGCTGCCTCCTTTGCCGATGCCGCCGAGCAGCTGCGGACAGTTTTCGTCGATCATCCCTTTCGCCCCCAGCGACAGGATCAGCCCGGCGCCCCACGTCTCACACAGCCGCACCACATCTGCTGCCGCTTCCCGCGCCCCCAGCCCGGCGACGACGACCGGCTGCTTGGCGGTCTTCATGATCGCCGCCGCCTGCCCGACATCCTGCGGGTTGAACTCCAGCACGCCTTTGACCATCTGCGGCCGCTTGCGCACCGCGTTCGTCTGCAGCATCGCCCACAGGTCTTTCGGTACCGACAGATGCGTCACAGCTCCCAGCTCCAGCGCCGTGTGGATCGCTTTCGTCAGCAGTTCCACCGTCGCATCGGGTGCGGCCAGCAGCGCGGAATAGGCGGCCAGCGGCTCGATGAACACCTGCTGGTCCAAGTACTGTTTCGTGTCCGTGCCGATCTTCTTCGTCGGCACCTGCCCTGTGATCGCCAGCACCGGCACTCGATCCTGATCAGCATCGCCCAGCCCGTTCATCAAGTTCGCCATCCCCGGCCCCGACGTGGCGATGCAAACGCCGAGCCGTCCGGTCAGCTTCGCTTCCGCCGAGGCCATGAACGCAGCCGTCCCTTCATGCTTTACGGCGACAAAGCGGATCGATGACCGCTGCACCGCATCCAAAAAATCCAGGAACGTATCGCCCACCACACCGTAGATGCGCTGCACGCCCCACGCTTCCAGCTGTTTGACAAAAGTATCGGCAACCGTCATAATCTGCATCGTCGGCAGTGTTGCCGCTTGCAGGCTTTGCTGTTCCGTACCGGGTATCATGTTTGCCGAACCATCCTTTCCCATTGCCAAGATCATCGTTAGGATGTTCGCAAAAACTGACCGGCATACCCATACCGCAGCGGGGAAGATTCTGCTACAATAGATTGTACTTATTATTAACGATATCAATGAGGACGGTGAATCTGGCATTAAAACACTCCGAGACACTCTTAATTCCGTTGAATCGAAAATCCTGCCGGTCAACCATGTCGATCATCGTTTTCGTCTGGAAAACATCGAATTTGAGCTGGACCACATCCGCCTGCGCGCCCGGCTGCTCACCTCGAATGAACAAGACTACACCATTCACTGCCGGTATTCGTACAACCAGCGCGAGTTTGCGCTGTGGAAGATGGTCGACTTTGAAGAGAACGAGTTTGTCGTCGTCGGCATCGTGTCGAAGACCCTGTTCTACTTCGCACACCGCGCCACCGTCTCGATCATCGAAGCACTCGGCTATGAAGTCGCATAAAAAAGAGGCAGCCCCTTCCGGAAAAGGGACTGCCTCTTTTTTAGTTCAGCTCCGGACGGAGCAAAAGCTTCGCGTCGATCGCATCCATAAACGGGTCGTCAAACACGCGCAAGATCCAGAAGCCCACGCCTTGCAGGTTGTAGCGCTTGGCCAACCCGATCTTCTGCTGCACGCCCTGCGGCGTCTCGCTGTAGGCGTTGATCCCGAGGATCAGCTTCTCCGGGCCGACCGCTTTCACCGCCGCGCGGATGTCGTCGTCGATCTTGTTGAGCGGCTGCGGCAGCTTGTCATCGACATAGGAGTAGGCCATGATGAACAAGGCGTCGGCCGACGCCGCCAGCGCTTTGTAGTCATACCCGCGGTACCAGCCGTGCTCCAGCGGCGCCACCACGACGGTCAGCTGCTTGCCGTTCTGGTGCAGCGCATCGGCCACCCGCTGCACAAACGCCGCATATTGCGAGCGCACAAGGGCGATGTCTTTCGCACCGGTCGGAGCCAGCGCTTCAAAATCGAGGTAGGCGCCCCCGATGCCCTTTTGCACGAGCAGCGACGCCAGATCGTTCGCAAAGCGCTGCTGCAGGGAAACGTCGTTCAAGAGCTTGGTCAATTCACCGTACTCGTTGACCGAAAAGACCATCAGCGACGTGTCGACGCCGGCCGTCTGCACTTCCTGCAGCAGCTCCCCGGCACCTTCCTGCGGCCAGCGGTATTCGCTTTCCTCGGTGACCAGCACCCCGCCCCGATCCAAGCGGCTCCAGGTAAAAGCGGCCTCGTCAAAATACGGCAGATACTCCTTCTGCCCGTACGAGCCCAAGCCATAAAACACCATCGTATGAAGATCCCGCTCCTGCGACTCCATCAGCACCGTCTGGCTCTTGTCGTCCCAGCGAACCTGCGCTCCGGCATGCTCGCTGAAAAAGCGCAGCGGGATCAGGCTGCGTCCTTCGGTGATAAACGGCGCCACATCCAATTGAACGGCCTTCCCGCCTACCCAAGCGGTCTTGTTGCCAATCTGCATCCGCAGCTCTTTGCCATTGCTGTCCGCGATCACCGTCGAAGTCTTCGGCTCCCATTCCACCTTGATGCCGAGCGCTTCGGCCAGCGGACGGAACGGCACCATCACGCGGTCTTTGTACAAGATCGGCTTAGGATCGATCGGCAGGTTGTACCCGTCGAGCACGACAGACGGCGTCGTCACCGCGCCCATCGCCATCCCCACCGCTTCTGCCCGATCCATATGCAAGCCGCCTGGCACTACCAACGCCAAAGCGGCGATCAAACTCACCCAAAAACGTTTCATCTGCAACTCTCCCAACCCGCATTGCAAATTTGCTAGTTTTGTATATTTTACCATAGATATGTTTATGACAGGCTTGGGACTATTAGACTATTTCAGACAAGATCTGACAAAAATGAAAACAAAAAAAAAGACGAGAGCCATCCGGCTCTCGTCTTTGATAAATAGCGAATCATAATAAGCGTATAGACACATAGCGAATCGATGTTGTAGCAGATAACACATTAGCTATGTCTATATATTACAGGGCAGAGAGAAATTTGTCAAATGCATTCGACAAAAACTTCTCGAATACGCGCGTTTCGCCCCGCCTAAGCTTCCTTCGATGCAGCCGATTCCTTCTGGGAATCTCTGAGGCACTGGACGCCTTTTTTGGCGAGCCGGTAGCTCTTTTTCATCGTGTTCTCATCTTTGATTTTGTCATAGTATTTCTTGTTGTCCAGCAAGATGTACTCTTTGGTTTCCAAATACTCCAACAATTGACTGCATGCGCTCTCCGGGATCGCCAGCACTTCGCGCAGCTTCATGAACAGCCAGGAACGGCCGAGGAAGACTTCCGGGTTCTCTTGGAACTTGCGCTCCCAGTTCTCGATAAACTCCAAAGCGCCGATGATGTAGTCTTCGATGTTGTAGTCTTTGACCTGAATGTTCAGGAACTCCAGCAGGTCGACCGCGCGGTGCG
The window above is part of the Tumebacillus sp. BK434 genome. Proteins encoded here:
- a CDS encoding thiamine pyrophosphate-binding protein; this translates as MIPGTEQQSLQAATLPTMQIMTVADTFVKQLEAWGVQRIYGVVGDTFLDFLDAVQRSSIRFVAVKHEGTAAFMASAEAKLTGRLGVCIATSGPGMANLMNGLGDADQDRVPVLAITGQVPTKKIGTDTKQYLDQQVFIEPLAAYSALLAAPDATVELLTKAIHTALELGAVTHLSVPKDLWAMLQTNAVRKRPQMVKGVLEFNPQDVGQAAAIMKTAKQPVVVAGLGAREAAADVVRLCETWGAGLILSLGAKGMIDENCPQLLGGIGKGGSPQASQLLKKADVVLLAGDSWWPEGYVPESARLIQIDYAAANIGTRFHVELGLVGATGQVLPELVKRLAGQEKNEQWLTYIGRQRAKWQAQVEQEATTEGTPVHPARLVRALQNTVAKDAVLCVDTGDHTVWFNRIFAGSGEQQTLFSGTWRSMGFGLPAAMACQLIEPERQVVALVGDGCLGMTLADLSTAVRYNLPITVVVVNNGNLQMETDRQIVGQHTTLGSDLTNPDFVKVAEACGLAGFRVTDSAELDKTLEQALALPGPVLVDVATLPLTFPNTSPQEG
- a CDS encoding stalk domain-containing protein gives rise to the protein MKRFWVSLIAALALVVPGGLHMDRAEAVGMAMGAVTTPSVVLDGYNLPIDPKPILYKDRVMVPFRPLAEALGIKVEWEPKTSTVIADSNGKELRMQIGNKTAWVGGKAVQLDVAPFITEGRSLIPLRFFSEHAGAQVRWDDKSQTVLMESQERDLHTMVFYGLGSYGQKEYLPYFDEAAFTWSRLDRGGVLVTEESEYRWPQEGAGELLQEVQTAGVDTSLMVFSVNEYGELTKLLNDVSLQQRFANDLASLLVQKGIGGAYLDFEALAPTGAKDIALVRSQYAAFVQRVADALHQNGKQLTVVVAPLEHGWYRGYDYKALAASADALFIMAYSYVDDKLPQPLNKIDDDIRAAVKAVGPEKLILGINAYSETPQGVQQKIGLAKRYNLQGVGFWILRVFDDPFMDAIDAKLLLRPELN